In Panicum virgatum strain AP13 chromosome 4N, P.virgatum_v5, whole genome shotgun sequence, a single window of DNA contains:
- the LOC120670397 gene encoding monocopper oxidase-like protein SKU5, with protein MAALAPLLAVAFLAAAAHAADPFAFFDWDVTYMAASPLGVPQQVIAVNKQFPGPVMNVTTNYNVVVNVLNSLDEPLLITWDGIQHRKNCWQDGVLGTTCPIPPGWNWTYNFQVKDQIGSFFYFPSLGMQRAAGGFGGITVNNRAVISVPFDTPDGDITLFIGDWYKKNHTHLRKMLDDGKELGMPDGVLMNGKGPYRYNDSLVPDGIEYETIKVEPGKTYRFRVHNVGVSTSLNFRIQNHNLALVETEGSYTMKQNFTNLDIHVGQSYSFLVTMDQNASSDYYIVASARFVNESLWTRVTGVAILQYSNSKGKASGPLPDPPNDEYDKTFSMNQARSIRMNVSTGAARPNPQGSFHYGSINVSQVYKLRNEPPVIINGKKRTTLSGISYSPPDTPLRLADLYDKKGIYTLDFPTMPIDGPPVIRTSVINSTYKNFLEIVFQNNDTIVQTYHIDGYAFWVVGMDYGEWTENSRGTYNKWDGVSRCTTQVFPGAWTAVMLSLDSPGFWNVRTENLDTWYLGQETYIRVVDPDGGYNVTEMVAPDNMLYCGLLRDKQKAQKPHGSSSSAAAVKLNNYLLVVLVPLLALALGH; from the exons ATGGCGGCCCtggcgccgctcctcgccgtcgccttcctggccgccgccgcgcacgccgccgaccCCTTCGCCTTCTTCGACTGGGACGTCACCTACATGGCTGCCTCCCCGCTCGGCGTCCCGCAGCAG GTGATTGCAGTCAACAAGCAGTTCCCTGGCCCTGTCATGAATGTCACCACCAACTACAATGTCGTCGTCAATGTGCTCAACAGCTTGGATGAGCCACTGCTCATCACATG GGATGGGATCCAGCACCGCAAGAATTGCTGGCAGGATGGGGTTCTCGGCACAACCTGCCCCATACCGCCAGGTTGGAACTGGACCTACAATTTCCAAGTCAAGGATCAGATTGGGAGCTTCTTCTACTTTCCATCCCTTGGTATGCAGCGTGCCGCTGGGGGTTTCGGAGGTATCACCGTCAACAACCGTGCAGTGATCTCGGTCCCATTCGACACACCAGATGGGGACATCACGTTATTCATCGGGGACTGGTACAAGAAGAACCACACG CACCTGAGGAAGATGCTTGATGATGGAAAGGAGTTGGGGATGCCAGACGGTGTGTTGATGAATGGCAAGGGGCCATATAGGTACAATGACTCCCTCGTCCCGGATGGCATTGAGTACGAGACTATCAAAGTTGAGCCAG GAAAAACATACCGATTCCGTGTCCATAATGTGGGTGTCTCTACAAGCTTGAACTTCAGGATTCAGAACCACAACCTGGCCCTTGTTGAAACAGAAGGTTCATACACAATGAAGCAGAATTTCACAAATCTTGACATCCATGTGGGCCAGTCTTACTCTTTCTTGGTTACAATGGATCAAAATGCAAGCAGTGATTATTACATTGTGGCCAGTGCTAGGTTTGTGAATGAATCCCTCTGGACCAGAGTTACTGGTGTTGCAATTTTGCAATATTCAAATTCAAAGGGCAAAGCATCTGGTCCTCTTCCTGATCCCCCAAATGATGAGTATGACAAAACTTTCTCGATGAACCAGGCACGGTCAATCAG GATGAATGTGAGCACTGGTGCTGCTCGTCCGAATCCTCAGGGTTCATTTCACTATGGCTCTATCAATGTGAGCCAGGTTTACAAGCTGAGGAATGAACCACCTGTTATCATCAATGGGAAAAAACGGACTACACTGAGTGGTATCTCTTATTCCCCACCTGATACTCCTCTGAGATTGGCAGATCTCTATGACAAGAAAGGAATCTACACACTTGACTTCCCTACAATGCCAATTGATGGGCCACCAGTTATCAGAACATCTGTCATTAACTCCACATACAAGAACTTTTTGGAAATTGTATTTCAGAACAATGACACAATTGTCCAGACCTACCATATCGATGGATATGCGTTCTGGGTTGTAGG AATGGACTATGGTGAGTGGACTGAGAATAGCCGTGGGACTTACAACAAGTGGGATGGTGTTTCTCGTTGCACAACTCAG GTGTTTCCTGGAGCATGGACTGCTGTGATGCTGTCACTTGACAGTCCAGGTTTCTGGAATGTGCGCACAGAAAATCTGGACACATGGTATCTGGGTCAGGAGACTTACATCAGAGTGGTGGATCCAGATGGAGGCTATAATGTTACTGAGATGGTGGCTCCAGATAACATGCTCTACTGTGGCCTCCTCAGGGATAAGCAGAA GGCTCAGAAGCCTCATGGTTCATCGAGTTCAGCAGCTGCAGTGAAACTGAACAACTATCTGCTCGTGGTTTTGGTCCCTTTGTTAGCCTTGGCATTGGGCCATTGA
- the LOC120670320 gene encoding uncharacterized protein LOC120670320, with product MKAYPVGNLNLPVTFGSRTNYRTETLTFEVVDWKGPYHATLGCPTYANFMVVPNYTYLKLKLPSPNRVITMSGSFKQAYASSPEHFDLATTAANSVELSQLRATTAECRPDPGKPSQAPTFISIEETKSVMFDDADLSRAVRVGSQLSAK from the coding sequence ATGAAGGCATACCCAGTCGGCAACCTCAACCTGCCGGTGACATTCGGCAGCAGGACCAACTACCGCACCGAGACACTCACGTTCGAGGTGGTAGATTGGAAGGGGCCATACCACGCCACCCTCGGGTGCCCCACGTACGCCAACTTCATGGTggtgcccaactacacctacctcaagctcaagttGCCAAGTCCGAACAGAGTCATCACCATGAGTGGCTCCTTCAAGCAGGCCTACGCCAGCAGTCCAGAGCACTTCGACCTCGCCACCACGGCCGCGAACTCGGTGGAGCTCAGCCAGcttcgcgccaccaccgccgagtGTCGTCCTGACCCTGGCAAGCCGAGCCAGGCACCGACTTTCATCTCGATCGAGGAGACTAAGTCGGTCATGTTCGACGACGCCGACCTATCCAGGGCGGTGCGGGTCGGCTCCCAGCTGTCAGCCAAATAG